A portion of the Coturnix japonica isolate 7356 chromosome 4, Coturnix japonica 2.1, whole genome shotgun sequence genome contains these proteins:
- the CBR4 gene encoding carbonyl reductase family member 4 isoform X1 yields MMGKVCAIFGGSRGIGKAVAELLERKGCHVAIVARNLEVAQNTAHSLGAGHLALSCDISREQEVQHAFEEIQRKLGPINYLVNAAGINKDGLLLRTKTEDMVSQIHTNLLGTMFTCKAAVKSMIHHQGGAIVNIGSVVGLKGNSGQSIYSASKAGIVGFSRSLAKEVARKQIRVNVVAPGFIHTEMTAHLEEDELKKAIPLGRFGDPHEVAKAVLFLLESPYVTGSTLIVDGGLQLSI; encoded by the exons AT GATGGGCAAGGTTTGTGCCATTTTTGGAGGATCCCGAGGAATAGGAAAAGCTGTTGCAGAATTATTGGAACGGAAAGGCTGCCACGTGGCAATTGTTGCTAGAAATCTTGAAGTAGCCCAAAATACTGCACACAGTCTTGGTG CTGGCCACCTGGCGCTTAGCTGTGATATATCTAGAGAACAAGAAGTCCAACATGCTTTTGAGGAGATACAGAGGAAATTAGGTCCTATTAACTACCTGGTTAATGCAGCTGGGATCAACAA GGATGGCTTGTTACTGAGAACCAAGACTGAAGATATGGTATCCCAGATTCACACGAACCTTTTAGGAACAATGTTTACATGCAAAGCTGCTGTAAAAAGTATGATTCATCATCAAGGAGGTGCTATTGTTAATATAG gaAGTGTTGTAGGACTTAAAGGCAACTCTGGTCAAAGCATATACAGTGCTAGCAAAGCAGGAATAGTTGGATTTTCACGTTCTCTTGCTAAAGAAGTTGCAAGAAAGCAAATTCGAGTCAATGTGGTTGCTCCAG gCTTTATTCACACAGAGATGACTGCTCACTTGGAAGAAGATGAGTTGAAGAAAGCAATTCCCCTTGGAAGATTTGGAGACCCTCATGAAGTtgcaaaagctgttttatttcttcttgagTCCCCATATGTTACAGGGAGTACTCTAATTGTGGATGGAGGCTTGCAGCTTTCGATTTAG
- the CBR4 gene encoding carbonyl reductase family member 4 isoform X2, translating to MGKVCAIFGGSRGIGKAVAELLERKGCHVAIVARNLEVAQNTAHSLGAGHLALSCDISREQEVQHAFEEIQRKLGPINYLVNAAGINKDGLLLRTKTEDMVSQIHTNLLGTMFTCKAAVKSMIHHQGGAIVNIGSVVGLKGNSGQSIYSASKAGIVGFSRSLAKEVARKQIRVNVVAPGFIHTEMTAHLEEDELKKAIPLGRFGDPHEVAKAVLFLLESPYVTGSTLIVDGGLQLSI from the exons ATGGGCAAGGTTTGTGCCATTTTTGGAGGATCCCGAGGAATAGGAAAAGCTGTTGCAGAATTATTGGAACGGAAAGGCTGCCACGTGGCAATTGTTGCTAGAAATCTTGAAGTAGCCCAAAATACTGCACACAGTCTTGGTG CTGGCCACCTGGCGCTTAGCTGTGATATATCTAGAGAACAAGAAGTCCAACATGCTTTTGAGGAGATACAGAGGAAATTAGGTCCTATTAACTACCTGGTTAATGCAGCTGGGATCAACAA GGATGGCTTGTTACTGAGAACCAAGACTGAAGATATGGTATCCCAGATTCACACGAACCTTTTAGGAACAATGTTTACATGCAAAGCTGCTGTAAAAAGTATGATTCATCATCAAGGAGGTGCTATTGTTAATATAG gaAGTGTTGTAGGACTTAAAGGCAACTCTGGTCAAAGCATATACAGTGCTAGCAAAGCAGGAATAGTTGGATTTTCACGTTCTCTTGCTAAAGAAGTTGCAAGAAAGCAAATTCGAGTCAATGTGGTTGCTCCAG gCTTTATTCACACAGAGATGACTGCTCACTTGGAAGAAGATGAGTTGAAGAAAGCAATTCCCCTTGGAAGATTTGGAGACCCTCATGAAGTtgcaaaagctgttttatttcttcttgagTCCCCATATGTTACAGGGAGTACTCTAATTGTGGATGGAGGCTTGCAGCTTTCGATTTAG